The DNA sequence AGCGTCTGCGTCATTTAAAAGTACCTCTACCGTAAAACTCCAAATAGCTGCGCGCACGCGCGCTCTGTAGACCGCGGCCGACAGACAGCGGGACTCGTGCACGAGAGTTTACGGTATTGTCGTGTAGCGGTGGAGTGTAGGAGGCATGGAGTCGATCCTGAGCTGCAGAAGGGAGGATCTGGAAGATTATTACGGGCTTCTCGGCTGCGATGAACTCTCAACGGTGAACACGCGACTCTCTACAACTCGTCAGAGTTCCTTGACGGCTTGTGTTCGATTATTTCCGCTAGTTTATAAAGGCaacgttttattattataatcgcAAATGCAACATGTGTGTTCGTTTAAGCTATTgtaaacaatgtaaaaacatttgataATTGCATTAACATGCATGTGACAGAATAAAAGTTGATAACAGCAGAACAGCATATTGATTTGTGTGACGTCAGTGATCATGCTGGTAATAATAACTGATTTAGTTTCATCGATGTGTGTTAGAGAGTCATCACATGCTCATCTGTGACACTAATCATCTTCTTTAGACTGAACAGATCGTGACTGAGTTTAAAGTGCGAGCTCTGGCCTGTCATCCTGACAAACACCCAGAGAACCCCAGAGCAGGTAACACACTCACTCATATTCTCCACGATTAACATATTCATTTGAATGAGTTGCAATGATTTTTGTCTGAAAACATTCACAGTTGTTGATTTAGATTTTCCAGAAGGTTGTGACTTGTTTCCCATAAAATACCACATTTTGGACTATTATTGATCTGTTTGAatcaataatttacaaaaaagtaatttatataacacatatattattacactgctgttcaaaagtttgagatcagtaaTGTGTTTTaaggaagtctcttctgctcatcaaggctgcatctatttgattaaaacacagaagaaaaactgtaatattgataataaattagCATAATAACAacagtgtataatatatattaatttacaataagatgtcattttaaaacaactaaattgtctaattataatttatataaaaaagtcaaCAAAGTGTTTTAGtaattaatgcaataaaataaaaacattttttttttatgaatgattaataattattatttttttaaatataatatttaaagattCAATTACAATGGATTGTGTTGGCACGtttttaaattaccttttttttgtaattttttttttaatagttaaatatttataatttgttttttggtaaatttattttttaaagtttttttttattatattttatattttttttatttttattttttcttgattcGCACTCACCTAAAATAACATGATGACAtattacaaagaaacagaaataaataaaaataaatatatatatatatatatatatatatatatatatatatatatatatatatatatttttttttttttttttttttttttttttattattattattattattattattattattattatttattttattttatttttttcaataactgATGAGTTATTCACAGTAAGCCCAGGAACATTAATAAAGGAAGTTTCTCACACATGAACTCTTCACAGTGGAGGACTTCCAGAAGCTACAGGAAGCTAAAGATGTTCTCACAgatgagaagaaaagaaagagtTACGATCTCTGGCTCAGAAGTCAGATTGTAATCCCGTTCAGCGAGTGGCAAGCGCTCAGTGACTCCGTTAAAACAGTGAGTCTAAGTTAGGtgatatattcattatatttagaacattttataataattgcatTACTGTATTCCCGAAAATCACATTTCAGTCAATGCATTGGGCTTCGAGGAGCAAGAAAGAGCCGATGCTTGAGGCTGCAGAAGATCCAGCGGAGGAGAAACCGTCTGAATCCTCGCTGCCATCCAGTAAGAGACTGGTTTTATGACTATTTACAGTCCTTCACTTCTAAAGGATTGAGTTTTTTTGACTGTTGTGTTTCTGTTTCACAGCGGATCATCGGTTTCGCTGGACTGGTGCAGCTCCTTCAGGCCTTTTACACAAGTTCAGGAACTATGAAATATAATGCAtatgttctgttctattctatgcTTTTGTGTGTAAGTGCATGTGTTCCAAAGTCATTTACTTTTCAATGTTTCAACATTTATGGCATAACATTGACTTtctctgtttctttgttttgttggATGTTAACATATGTGCACGAAAccaggagcacaaaaccagttatgcatcatctgaaagctgaataaatcatctttccattgatgtgtggtttgttaggaggacaatatttgtctgagatacaactatttgaaaatctggaatctgagggagcaaaaagcatgtattaaagcaaaagaaaatctaaatattgagaaaatcatctagagacttatgactggttttgtgctccagagacacatttattgatattaatatgcCTTAAATGCCCTATCAGAATCATTTTCCTGAATTAtgagtaaaacatgttttcaagCCTGCAGATTTGCACcagaaataattataaagtttatttgaattaatatgTGTCATGAATAATTTATTGAATGGATATATcactaattaaataataataataattaatatataaccataaaaatcacattcaattaataaatgtaacaacATATAAGCCAGGAGTGTCTTAaaaatatcacttttttattcataattttatttttagaaacagAATGTAGAAATGTGTTTATGATTTGAGTTCCTTGTGCAATCAACATTTTGAggcatatttatatacacatatatgtgtgtgtgtaaagtatgTGTATCTGTGGTCACTTCCATTCCAAGTGTTtctatatctgtgtgtgtttgttgttcttAATTGTCAGCCAATGTTGCATAAATAAAACTTTGTATTGTGAAATaggtgaaatattttttttttacatacagtagATATACTGAGCCAATCAAgggatttaaagggacagtaaccTCTAAGATGAAGATTCCACTGGATAAACTCAAAATATTCCAACACAACTGAAAGATGTAATTTGAGTTGATGGaagaatgttattttaaattgaatagtTTATTCAGTAGAATCTCACTTGATTCTCTTTCATGGGTGTAGAGTTTAGGAGGGATGATTTCAGTTCATCAAACCCTTGCCATTTCTTTACTAACATGAGGGATCCAAACTGTGATATAATTCCATCAGCATGAATAGTTTTCAAGTGGGGGAGTGATAgaggttgtattttttttctttaagattataaattaaatatttttatctatttacttTTCTACTAATTCTTTCATTTTGTATTAAACCTTTATAAACCTGCAGATTGTTCTTCTCACGGAACTAAAGGCAtttttctatccatccatccatgccaAATCTGTTTGAATCTGTTGGTTttcctaaatgcattttttttcctaACAAATTtactactatttttattttatttagacatttttacattttaaattaatcagaTATCGACTGACTTTTTCATCAAAATGACTTTTGATGCATCTTGATTTTATGTGAGTGTATTAAAACACAGATAATGATTGATTTCACTccgtgattttttttatattatttttatttactttttttttttaaaagaccctctaacacttgcactatttatatattttcaaagcctctaacgttatatatatatatacatatataatttgtgaaataaatacaattaaatctctctctctctctttctctgtaatCAGATATCTTTCTGtgatccaaagctgaattttttttctttctatttttgacagaaattaatacttttattcagcaaggatgtgtagaattgatcaaaggtgacagtaaggACTTTTACttctattttgaaaaaaatattgttctttttagctttttattatcatcaaagaatcctgaaaaaatatcacaggttccccccaaaaatattaagcagcaaaactgtaacaaatctgcatattttctgatttctgaagatcatgtgactctgaagactggaggaatgatgctgaaaatacagctgtgcatcacaggaataaattacacgttaacacacattcacactgaaaatcattattttgcattataataatatttgacaatttttccccctgtaattttgatcaaataaacgagCTTtaatgagcagaagatacttctttaaacaacaatacaaatcttactgacgCCAAactttttgaacagcagtgtttatttatttatttaaatattttagttaaatcgGTTTAAATCTTCCGGTGTAAATTAAAGGCAGTCGGAACagatttcacttttattttattgtcctCTCCAGTTACACCTGTCCGCTCTTCCTTAACCGCGTGTTCATTCATTGGTCAAAATCCAGCGGATCTGCTCTGTGATTGGTCGGTCCCACGTGTCAATCATTCCAGTGACTTTCACTGACTCTAGTTCACACGCTGTTGTGACCGTCGGCGGGTCGGGAGCGCGCATAGAAGACCCCAAGTTTAAAGTCAAGATGGCAAGTAAACTCCTTCTGAGAGCCTGTCGGCTGACTCTGATGggaaaacaacacattttaatgaaaacacCTCAGCGTGCGATGGCCAGTAAAGGTGAGACACATTCTATAGAGCTCCCTCACCATTAACTACTGATATTATTTATGCACGtacaaaaataaagcaatatttcCTGTTGTCCTGTTATTGTCctgttatatatttttgaatgagtGACACATGAATGCTCTAATACAGACATGCTATCACACAACAGAAACCGCTCATTAATATCtcaagaacaaattaaaaaagtaGGATTATGTAGGACATGACTTAAAATAATAACGTGGAGGCTCGTATGATATACAAGCAGTGAAATTAATCAAGGTCATTTGCTCTTGCTGCTGTGGCCTTTCTTGGCACTGAACTCGTGTTCGTGTGCCAGTGACTCTGGATCATGGCGCTCTCAGTGAAGCGCAGGGCGCCGCTTTATTCAGCCGCTGTTTGGCGACATCTAGTGGACACACTCTGTCATCGCAACCTCAAGTCCAAAACATTACGATTATgatttattttggattttaaacataaaatttatTTGCAGTAACATGCTGGTGACGCTCTAAATTAGTAACATTAACATTATTCAGGTATATACTATTTATATAACTAATGTATAATTCGTGAATGTACATTCAAGtagaattaatgaaaaaatattttgaaaaaatattagttattgtaaataactaaactaaaaccattgctacttgaaaaaaaacacagaaaaacattttcatttagtttaagctatgtattaaaataagaattataccataaataaagtaataaaaacaacaacaacaaagtgaATAAAACTGTTTCCCTCCCCCCAGCAAAGAATAAATCAAATAACAGTGATATACACTGTcaaaattatgtatataaaaaataaaacataaaacaaggaGGAGGAGtcatttttacaagaaaatactttttcagtactttttgttttactttaagaGTGGAAATTGTTTCCGCATCAATTTCTTTTTCAGGCTATGCATGTACATGGTCTGTTAAGCATTATATGTTTGTTATTAATAAACAGTTTTATAAAGTGTTTCTTctaggatttttttaaaatacacagTGAAAATTTTCTAACAATTCtaaattaaaaactatattaaaaagaatgttatttaataaagtttttcttctaactctctgtatgtttttgtaccacaaaatgtattatgtaaaaaatgtaaaaaaaaaaaaaaaaaaacttactttgaAGATTTTTCTTTGATACCTTGAGGATAAATTTCTGATTATGATATAATGCAATTATAATTTCAATGGGAATATTTAACTGGGATAAATCaagttatatttaaattaaaaaaaatattgtaaattaaatagtTTACTGTATTCTTTTACAATTAAATGAGTATCCTCTAGGGCTCTCTTTACCGCTGTCTGCTTTTACTCAACCGTATCGTTGTCCTACCACTGATaatgttgtgtgtttttcaggTATTCCTACAGATGAAGAGCAGGCAGCGGGGCTGGAGAGACGCATCCTGCAGGCCATGAAGAAAGGCCAGGTAAAACACAGCATGACATTTCTGTCTGACCGTCAGCTGTGATGAGTGTAGTTCTCATTTGGAACGCCCTCTGATCTGTTTCACAGGATCCTTACAGCATATTCAAGCCGAAGGAATACACTGGAACCAGAGACGACCCTCATATTGTTCCCAGCATCAACAACAAACGGCTGGTCGGCTGCCtctgtaagacacacacacacaaacacacacacacacacacacacacacacagacacacaaacacacacacacacacacacacagacacacgcacacacgcacacacgcacacacacacacacacacacagacagacatagaccgacacacacacacagacacacacacacagacagacagacacacacacacacacacacacacacacacacacacacacacacacacacacacacacacacacacacacacacagaccgacacacacacacacacacacacacacacacacacacacacagacagacagacacacacacacacacacacaaacagacacacgcacacacagacagacatacacacacacgcacacacacacacacacacacacacacacacacacacacagacagacagacacacacacacacacacacagacagacatagaccgacacacacacacacacagacagacagacacacacacacacacacacacacacacacacagacagacacacacacacacacacacacacacacacaaacagacacacagacagacacacgcacacacagacagacacacacacacacacacacagacagacagacagacagacagacacacacacacacacacacacacacacacaaacagacacacagacagacagacacacacacacacacacacacacacacacagacagacagacagacacacacacacacacacacacacacaaacagacacacgcacacacagacagacacacacacacacacacacacacacacacagacagacagacagacacacacacacacacacacacacacaaacagacacacagacagacacacacacacacacacaaacagacacacagacagacacacgcacacacacacacagacagacagacagacagacacacacacacacacacagacagacagacacagacagacagacacacacacacacacacacaaacagacacacagacagacacacacacacacacacacacacacagagacagacagacagacagacagacagacatacacacacacacagacacagacagacacacacacacacacacacacacaaacagacacacagacagacacacacacacagacagacagacagacacacacacacacacacacacacacacagacagacacacacacacacagacacacacacagacacagacacagacacacacacacacacacacacagacaaacagacagacacacacacacacacacacacacacacacacacagacagacacacacacagacagacagacagacacacacacacacacacacacacacaaacagacacacagacagacagacacacacacacaaacagacacacgcacacacagacagacacacacacacacacacacacagacagacagacagacagacacacacacacacacacacacacacacacaaacagacacacagacagacacacacacacacacacaaacagacacacagacagacacacgcacacacacacacagacagacagacagacacacacacacacacacacacagacagacagacacagacagacagacacacacacacacacacacacacacacacacacacaaacagacacacagacagacacacacacacacacacacacagagacagacagacagacagacagacagacagacacacacacacacacacacagacacagacagacacacacacacacacacacacacacacacacacaaacagacacacagacagacacacacacacagacagacagacagacacacacacacacacacacacagacagacacacacacacacagacacacacacagacacagacacagacacacacacacacacacagacaaacagacagacacacacacacacacacacacacacacacagacagacagacagacacacacacacacacacacacacacactcagacagacagacacacacacacacacacacacacacagacagacagacacagacagacagacacacacacacacacacacacacacacacacaaacagacacacagacagacacacacacacacacacacacacacacacagagacacacagacagacacacacacacacacacacacacacaaacagacacacagacagacacacacacacacacacacacacacacacacacacacacagagacagacagacagacagacagacacacacacacacacacagacacagacagacacacacacacacacacacacacacacacacaaacagacacacagacagacacacacacacacagacagacagacacacacacacacacacactcagacagatagacacacacacagacggacacagacacacagacagacagacacacacacacacacagacggacacagacagacacacacacacacatctacttgattagctatatttttaaataagtacagTAGATCTTTATCAAGGAAGTGTTTCTAAAGGaaaggtgtgtgtctgtgtgttctcTTGTGAAGGTGAAGAGGACAACACTGCGGTCGTTTGGTTCTGGCTTCACGAAGGAAACCCTCAGCGCTGTCCGTCCTGCGGCTCACACTACAAACTGGTCCATCACGAGCTGCCCCACTGAgctgcaccacacacacacacacacacatacacacacacacacctctggagAAACCACTGCGTGCCTCTGCCAAACATGTACAGGAGTCAATAATAAAAACTCTATCATACAATCAAAGGGTCATGATGGTTTTGTGTTCCGTTGTAACGTTAAAACAACGCTGAAGATCAAGGAATCGTTACTCTCAGGGAAAAAGgcagaactgcaagatataaacaaACTGCAGACTTCCTTGCTTTTGAATTTCTCAGAATCGTGAGTTTATTTCTAAATTTGGATTTTGACGTTTCATTGGAACCTGAGTTACAGTGATTTAAATTAACTAGCTTTCACCCCAATCATGTAAATTAAAAAGGATTCAGAATTCAGCAGCTGAAGTGGTTTGATTCAAGTAACATTTAAGAGCAGTGTGCTTGATTTATGGTGTTTGCAATCCCACAATTGCACACTTGATTACAAACAGTGCAAACGGTCTGATGCTTTTCTGTCCGGTTTCATCACCTGTCGAAGCAGGGAGCGGCGCAGGGGTACAGCGGGTTCATCTGGTAAGCTCTGCCTGGTATGTTGACCTTAGCATCCatgctctgtgtctgtgtgagcccATGCACAGGTGCCGTGGAGACCTGCATTGAGGCCGTATGTGTCAGATATGTCGCAGGACCTTGAGAAGACACTACCAGCGGCTGGCAGCTCTGCTGCATGTATTGTGTGTTCGGCCGCTGCATGTACTGATGCAAGGACACGCTCGGTCCCTGGACGGGATACATCATCTGTGCAGGCTGTGCACTCGGCTGTGGgcatttctgtttgtttgcttcctTTACGTCACTGTCATGAGCACTGAGAAAGAGATGATGTCCATGTTTGTAGTGTAGACTTAACCATTCAACTATAACACATTATTTTCAGTTTGAGTGCTTAAAGTGAAACGGAacgcaactagctgaaataaaattatattgcattttatttcaagtaacaaaaaaaaaaatgctgaaatgcaTTCATTAAAGTTGCATATGCATCAATTCAAGTTGCATTCtgaaatttaaatacaatttctgaAATGTTATACATATGCATCAGTACAGTTGCACTTCTTTTACTacatactttcattaaaaatgtacatttacatctTTACTGTATGCAAGTAAATTAAACTTTATTGCCTACGTCTACTGCATGCATATgcaattttactgaataaatgtaaatacaacttGAATGCTTATGCAACTTTACTGAATGCATGTAAATGCAAAGTGaactcattcagtaaagttgtaCATGCACGCATTCTAACTTTATTTACATGCATTCCATTTTTATGGTTTTTGTTTTAGGACAACAACTCTGGGTGAAACTCACAGTAGAAGTCTCTCCACGCAGGGCAGCAGCTGCTCCCAGGTGTACGCATGTACTGCATGGTCTTCTCCATGCATACCATCGGCCAGCCGTCATGCAGGTCCATCTCATTCACGGCGACCGGCAGGTAGTACTCGATGAAGTGAGCAGCTGTGGGGAGATACAGGTTCCactgaaacttaattttctgtaaagttgttttgcaatgatttgtaaagtaaaaagcactataaattaaatgaaaacagtactaagattaaagtagtaactttttacaaaaaagttgaaatgctaaaattattaaaactggcataaacataaaggctaaaaaaaaaaataataataataattcctaaaCTTCTAACTGCAAcgatgaggctaaaagctatgctatgtgtcactctgagtaagtgctgtaacagtttataatgacattgatgttgtttggacgccagaaccgtgtgtgtgtgtgtgtgtgtgtgtgtgtgtgtgtgtgtgtgtgtgtgtgtgtgtgtgtgtgtgtgtgtgtgtgtgtgtgtgtgtgtgcatccacctggatgttcccgtgtttggctcctgggatgatctgaatcctctcaaagtccctccccaggatgatgatgtcacagtcagagtagtgcgcctgtcccacgagccccggacaaaacaacacacacagtctgacactgataatcacagagagttctacatatcatctgaatctaatgttttgctacatttttattttatttttttaaatcgaggaatcagagttttaaatgatttctttacggttaataatctctgctgctgctgttacactcacagttacgaacagcttgaatcatctggactttttgagtcaaatattttggcaTAGCCTAAttatttaccatttttattttagattatttcttaacatatcagacaatatctgccttcattttacatgcatcttgtttactctcgcttataaactttttgttgctctttttgttgttttttatcctcatttgtaagtcgctttggataaaagcgtctactaaatgaatgaatgtaaatgtaaacttatcaaattatggcttcgtttccttacatgaatatcgaaatattcaactctaataaacacttgtatgatgcagtattagaattagaatttaatttggggtcctgaaataccctgaacactgcacagcggttaagatgaccattgctacaaaaaaaaataataaaaataatttgaaactcatcctattttgttttaattttcccttactaaattatacagttactgatgctatggactgtgggattaataacaggctattaacaaaaatctgtctctaaacctcttttctctttattaaaagttgatctagacAAGTACATTTTTTGCAAatcatgttttgcaaatccgcttgaaaggcctgatctcaaatgattcgcgaaccgcgcttcggagtcccgttctgaatcaaatgttttgtgcctTCCAGATTTACGTGAAAAAGTTGCGGAGATGTTAAATCATGCGTCAGAACGggatgtttgtggtgcagagcagtaaatgtcgaGATGGTGAcctatattaaaaacaaaaacttgctTATCGgcaacattaatcaaatatattatgttttatttgtattgttagatgtatcAAATGTTATAGCTACATTATAGcctacatttaatgtagcacatggtagcagttatgctagtCGAGCAGGTTATAACAATTTTTGCCATctcccttttatactgctcttagtcacacaaaattaacaaagacatttaaaccCATCctattttgttgaaaaaaattgtctctaaacctcttttctctttattaaaacttgATCTAGTAGCCTACGtgatagaatcaaatgctttgcaaatccgctcgaaagacctgatctgaatcaaatgttttgcgaactcgctccgaatcccagatctcaagttagtgaagcggtgtttttatacttttgccatcacccttttatactgctctctttctggcttaagtcacacagaattaaaaaagacatttaaagttatcaataaaatccataacaatgtaggaaatacgagcagttgaacaaacatctgttgtacaagcagaattcaaattattttataatggtctgtaggttatttaactttgaattgatgttctaagtaacttgtatattattgcataaatgtgatagcaactttccaaattaatgagttgtttttattaatgtgttatgtttaacaaaataatacatgtattgttgtttgctttatgttaattaagtgctcttgctgaggcatgggaaaaataaaggagctgaaaaaacacctgctagtgacatcagcatcgtctacacacctgctagtgacatcagcatcatctacacacctgctagtgacatcaacatcatctacacacctgctagtgacatcaacatcatctacacacctgctagtgacatcagcatcatctacacacctgctagtgacatcagcatcatctacacacctgctagtgacatcagcatcatctacacacctgctagtgacatcagcatcatcttcacacctgctagtgacatcagcat is a window from the Carassius gibelio isolate Cgi1373 ecotype wild population from Czech Republic chromosome A13, carGib1.2-hapl.c, whole genome shotgun sequence genome containing:
- the LOC128025845 gene encoding dnaJ homolog subfamily C member 12 translates to MESILSCRREDLEDYYGLLGCDELSTTEQIVTEFKVRALACHPDKHPENPRAVEDFQKLQEAKDVLTDEKKRKSYDLWLRSQIVIPFSEWQALSDSVKTSMHWASRSKKEPMLEAAEDPAEEKPSESSLPSTDHRFRWTGAAPSGLLHKFRNYEI
- the LOC128025847 gene encoding cytochrome c oxidase subunit 5B, mitochondrial-like — its product is MASKLLLRACRLTLMGKQHILMKTPQRAMASKGIPTDEEQAAGLERRILQAMKKGQDPYSIFKPKEYTGTRDDPHIVPSINNKRLVGCLCEEDNTAVVWFWLHEGNPQRCPSCGSHYKLVHHELPH
- the LOC128025846 gene encoding cyclin-J-like; this translates as MHGEDHAVHAYTWEQLLPCVERLLLAHDSDVKEANKQKCPQPSAQPAQMMYPVQGPSVSLHQYMQRPNTQYMQQSCQPLVVSSQGPATYLTHTASMQVSTAPVHGLTQTQSMDAKVNIPGRAYQMNPLYPCAAPCFDR